The Harmonia axyridis chromosome 3, icHarAxyr1.1, whole genome shotgun sequence nucleotide sequence GACGCACCACCGTTGGTGGTCCCTCCGAATAGAACAGATTTTTATGTTCGAAGTTTTGGGCCATTTAAACCTCCCTAGAGTTTTTACGACTACATTTTTATTGCTTTGACATCCTGTACAAATCTTTTGAAATTGGAACCTAGTTGTTTTATCGTGAGATATCGACAGTGCCAACCAccctggggtgtttatcttaagccaggatGAAGGACTTAATGCCTAATAACTGTGAGgggtgacaacgacttcgtttgcgttcactctactgggatagaaccgggaatttgttgaatatcttttCAATGAGCCTGTAGTTATTGCGAATTAtcattcacattcattacaacgaaaaaagatattcttgaactgatgcactgaaaaactaaatgtgTCTTCTTTCTGCCATAACTCCAGAaagcctgaagctatcgctttgcgaccttctggttttttcatacaacttTGATGggctttctgtttctgttagaacttaaatACACAAttcggtttttcgcagtgcatcagttgaagaatatcttctttcggccataaattcagaacgcatgaaattatcgctttgcgaccttcaggtgttttcatgcaaatttgatggaatttctgtttctgttaagaaaattttatcattacatttgaaatttcggagtaaaatgaacaaaacaatgaacttctgacttagcgccccctatcgaaagcagcaaaaacaaatttatcatgactatattttgtcctcaataaacaagatattatctttcagacgagatctgatttgctcaaaaatgttgagccaaactgaaattacaggcgtttcaatcagtcagatttcttcctTTCACTTACCGTTATTTGAGGTcgaaaaatcgaaagtgacaattcaaaaagatagagaattttccaaggattatagtgataatattttttcttcaacttcatatgaaacattttcgagtaaaattcatatttctactcgacggtagctattacgccccctagcggtagaggtatgaacttcaaaacaatttccagtgtgttctcttgtacgaaatttttttaccgcaagtctctacgatgagtggatcctgagatatagccgcttacctcgcttatttgcccaccctgtacacattCAATTCTTATTGCTCAGAGAGTCATTTGGTAATATTTTAAAGCGAGAAACGTCGTGATGTATAGAAACCCCaaataatgatttgaattattaaaatcaCTAACTGGTTCAATAGTTACTAGAGTTTTATTATAACGCTTGCCTGATTTGATAACATCACTAGTTTATGCTTGAGATGTAGTGGTGTTGCAGTTTACAAATTCCTTGAGTCGTGTCATTGAGCTGTCGGGATTTTGAACAGATTGTTACCGATACCGAAATGGAACTGGATTAATCATTAGCCTAATTAAATTCAATTGTAACCAAAACTTTGCGAATTATTTGCACTACCAGTTACTGATGTAATTCCATGATAGCTAATTATATGATACGAGGTGAAcattatatttaaattttataaaatgatATATGCAGATAAACTTCAGTGCATTCCAACTGAAAATCACTTCGTGTTAAGTCATTTATCATCATCTAAGACATGCaagaattattcaatatatttattttttaattgagGCGATATTTTGTTCACGTTTGATCAGAATCAGATAACTTCTTCTCATAATTCGAAGCAGTAATAAGTAAGGTGTTCAATGGTCCAAATATCAAGATTGAACGTTTCTGAGTAGTCACCACAGGTATTCGATATAGTGGGAGGAAAAAACCTCTTCATTCAAACTATCCTACACAGAATCTGGAGCAGTTGAATCCGGAAGTTCAAGTTGCATGTGAATCTGTGTACCAAATGAGATTCAATTctgtcagcaacaacaggaaggaataccgaccaatttaaataacatcaaaaaccacaAAAAGTCCGCATTTTACAttctactcataaatatccagatgtgatCCCTTCATattgctgtttacgagttattgacgctaaaaaaacacatgcactcatcaggcttgtcggcgttccctttaatgcccgccactcacgaagcgtttcttcgaGCGTTTgatagcaagcgtcgaagagattccagtcgggcagtcaagttcatactctgaatTACactcgtacggccgtgtcccgagctgtctgactggaatctcttcgacgctagctaccaaacgctggaagaaacgcctcgtgagtggcgggcattacgCTGCCGAATGTTATGGCCACTTGGGgatacggcgcaacatgtcacacagctcgtgcctcaatcgattcattgaaagacacgtttggtgaccgcctaatttaacgttttgaacctgtgaattggcttccaagatcttgtgatttaacaccgctagactactttctgtggggctatgtaaagtcattggtctatgcggataagccacaaacccttgaccattttgaagacaacattcgccgggttattgccgatatacggccacaaatgttggaaaaagtcatcgaaaattggacgtccagattggactacatccgagccagccgtggtggtcatatgccagaaatcatatttaaaatgtaatgccacaagattattttgcgaataaatgaaattcatgtcaattgaaaaatccatcgttgttttattgcaatttaaagctctatagctctaaaaaaatcaccctttatattcgtcttcttcttcttcctcttttatttAGGTCGTAACCTGTTCTTCTTCACGGTGTCTCTACCGAGGTGGATACCCAGCTCTCCAGCCACCTTTTTCTTAGTCTTCCTACGTCCCTCCTTCCAGTGTTTTTTCGATCTCGTGCTATCTTTATAAGTCTTTCATAGCCCGCTCTACCAACATGATCATTCCATTCTCTGCGTCTCTTCCTGACGAATTTCCCGATGTCTACCACTCCACATTCTTCCCTTATCGCCATCATATTCGtcatcaggggaaaaagagccagtcaaatatagaaaaatatacagggtattccatttgaaaaaatgaagttgcaatcaatatgttgcccactttgtatatatttcgttttgtgaaatcattttaaaaaacactagttgatttcgtgatatttttgtagaaaaattttttttgtacctcttttactAACAAAGTAGGGATCAAATTATAGTGTCAAACCCGGTACTTATTCCTATTCGAAAAAAAGTTGTGGGGGgtaagaaatatcaaattgaaaaaaatttatagcgTAACTTGCTTTTGAAAATGAGAATCGACGCGTGATCGtattttccttaataattccGCATACAAGAATTATGGGCTTGCTGCGTTACTTTCTTGCCATGCAGTCAGGGCCGTAGCTAGAAATGAATTTAAGGTAGGGCAATGAAGGTTACAGGTAGggcagaagtaaaaaattgtactcGATGTGATCTGATGAATCAATTTTCATCGTACCTACTTTTGAGTGTATGGtagtatgtatatataaaaatatttatttcttcagtttatattatttctttcaacatGTTGTGATTAATATAATGATGATAAAAAACTTCCTCAAAACAGCTGAATCCTTCGATTTGtcatattattaaatatgcGAAGGACTTCATTCAGATCAACAGACTGAGTCCTTCTCTTTTCAAAGGCCAGAAATACCATGCCTGCCATTCTTTCGTGACTCATTGACAGCCTCTGAGGTCTATTGATTGCAGTTAAGGTTGAAAAAGTAGATTCACAAACAGCAGTGCTACATCCTATGGTCGCCACAGATGCAAAGAGTTCATATGTATCTTTGAAAGCCTCTCGCTGTCTGTACAAAACTTGCACTATGTCTTCTGTTTTATCCTCACGACGACTCAAATAAGCTTTAACCACTGTAGCCTCTTCATTTGATGGAATTGTTATACCTGAAAAGTTAATTTAAATTGtgaattgaatatgaataaacaAGCGTAATATTTTAGAAGCAGCAACATCATTTTGTTAATTGCCTTACACTCAcctaaatttttcaaaggttCCATTTTGTTCACATCCAACTCATCGAGACTCGCTACAGAATTTAACAGATCATCGTTGTCTGAAAACCTTCTCTGTAATTCAGCAACTAGTATGTCCAATGTTTCGAAATACTCAGATTTAAATGGTtgatcttcttcattttgtttcgtTGAGGAACAGGAAGAGTCAAACATCAAGTAGTCATCCATGCGATTAGATCTTCTGACTTGCCTTTTTTGGGTGTGAGTCCTATTTTCAGAATCAATGCTTGTCATAGATTTAGCTTCTTCCAAAATTTGATGATACATTTCATCTGTTCTCAATTTTGTGATTTCATTTTGGACGCAATTTATGATTATTAGGGCGTCTTTCAATCCTGCGCTTCGGGCTTGTAAACTTGCATCTGCAGGCTGAAGCATGGATAGTATTTTTTTGGCCACAACCATAGCCATTCGGAATTCCAAATtaagcataatttttttgatgccgACACTCTTGGCAACGTCGTCACCattgaatctgtcatttttcattttatctaaaGTTAGCAAAATCTCTGAATAATTATCGTTTACAACTTTTGTAACCGCCAAGTGTCCTGACCAACGTTGTTCGAGTAATCTGCCAATTATTTTTCCACCATACATTGCAGCTATTTTTCCATGATGAAAGAACTCATGTAACATGATGCATTGATCAAAAAATAAACGGATGAAAGTCATTTCAGAGATAGTCCTGATAACTATTAAATGTAAGCGGTGGTTATAACAGTGGACATAAGGAATTTTTCGGCCCAATTGATTCTCTATTCTAGTCGCAACTCCTGAAACTTTTCCGCTCATAACACTTGCTCCATCATAGCATTGGCTTAGCATACGGGAGAGATCAATGCCATTTTTCGTAAGAGTGTTTAAAGTTAATTCGGTAAATGTTGCTGCATCaagatgttcagttgttgtaaCTGTCAGcaacgactcattgacgattccATCCTTAACGTAACGTATTgctatagcaatattttcacgaTTATTCTTATCCCTCGTTCCATCTTCCATTAGAGTGAACCAATTCACGTCAGATTCCTTGATATCTTTGACAATGGAGTTCTGTACTACTTGAACCATTGCTTGAATTATTTGGTTTTGAATTTCCGGTGAATGATATGTCGCATTTTGTGGTATATGGCTGAAAGCCTCCTTCAAATTCGGATCTTTCATGCAcgtgtattcaaataaattctgaaataatccttgttcttttttttcctccaaaacatAATTTCCTCGCAAAGCTAACTCGTTGACAACTAAAAATTGTATAACTTCAACAATTGATTTCATGTAATACCggtttttttctaaaacttcATGATTTATCAAAGTTTCGACACTGCTACCTGTAGATATTCTGCGTAGTTTGTCTTGCCACATCGCCATGGCTTGTGTATGAGGAATTGATTTCTCATGTTTTGGAAACCCAGTTCTTGTATCACTGGCATTTTTCCAGTTTCTGAATCCTGTGGAAGTATAAGAACTTTGTTTGCTTCCATGGGGTAAAAATTGTTGACAAGGATAGCAAAAAGCAGCATCTCTCTCGACCGAATACTGCAACCATTTATATCGCTTAAACCAATCCGCAACAAAGGccctattattttctttgggatatatatttaaaataatttgttttatcgGTTCTCCGATTCGTGCAATATCCGAAGGAATACCATAGTTAATTCTATTTCTACCAACCTGTTTTGCCAAACTAGTTTCCATAGAACTAGGAGTGGGTTTTGAGCAATGGGGTTCATCGTGATGAATTCCCTCTTCAACTCTTCGTTTTTTGGTAAAGAAAGTCCTTATATCCATCGCTAAATGAGTCAATCAACACTTCACTTCACTTCAATaaacaaacaattatttcgCTAAACTCTATTTTGGGTTATATGGGGATCCCCCTACCAAGGGGCGTATATTCCAGTACAGGTCCCATACATACTTCAAATGCCATCTATGTGCGGAATCAAGAAAATAAGCACATGAGGTGCTTCTGAAAATACAGCGTGCTGTATATATACAATGACCACGGTGCACTCTATTGATGTAGTTCGCAATCTCTAACAACTCGTGATTAATTCAGAATTGATTTGCGagtgataattttttcctcacgtcacataatgaaatttcctttgaatattatttaaattgttACTATTTTTTAAGGTAGGGCATTGAAAATTAAAGGTAGGGCATTGCCCCATAatgcccccccctggctacggccCTGCATGcagtatataatatattatgcaTATAAACTTTTTGTACAATAAAATCTGTATGAATACCAAATTCATATCCTTTTGTTTTCGTAATATCTGGTTTTCGTTATGCAAGTTTCTCGAAATATGCCAATATCGGTTAACGGGAATTCCTAAACAAGAGACGACGGCCAAAAACAAGCTCGAACGAGGTGAAAGTGATTACATCACGAGCAAGTTCTTGAATTGTGTTGAGGCACTGCCAAGATCGGAAATTGCGTAGACATTGCGTCATCAATTGACCCTTTTCCTCCTCTTATGTCGGTCCATGCCACGCTGTCTCGGGGTCACTGGTGCATCCTTTAGGTATTGGACTCAATACTGCAAACTTCCTGCGTTTaacttcgattttttttcatttcaatgaagACGCGACTCAACATTTATCAATTGAacagatatttcataaaaattcttctattgaatattttaagaatTTAAGATATCAGAAAACTGCATCTAGTCACTAtatccatcatttttttcagtagaatctttGGCCGCTTTaaagatatcaaattttgaggaaGTTTGACTCAACCAAACATAATTTTGTTCTGATGAATCATTTCCTACATCTTCTGATCAAAATGATATTTCGACGTTTTCTTCAATATTAGTAGTTTctttattctttattataaGGAAGTGAGCGTTTATAATCGTATTCCttttattcatgaattatatCGAAATTATCCATGTTGAAcacatatactaactgacaaagaaaatgcaacacccagaaggagctgtccaaatttcaatcatttactccttgctatactatccatgttttacaaaaaaaaaaaattaaaatttaaacagctccttctgggtgttgcacttgctttgtcagttagtatattaattatctttaattttccacttcaataattcatttctcttattctgtggttattccgttcattcttgtacatcttgtagaacaaaatcgtgcgagaatatatcagaaacgcacagttttcatggttatattttattattctatgttggcactccgaactttccgctacggctttatctgtcaattcatcaaattgccttaaagaaatcagttctgccaaccaacagttttcaatgcaaaaatcactaaattatatttatggaaatatttcattaatttcaatgagaatgcaatgaattagagaaaataatgtataatactcgtacagaaggctcattctaccactcgttcattccaaaactcgccacttcgtggctcgtttttgaattttgaactcgtggaagaatatcaatgccttctgcacttgtattataaataactattcctaaACATTTATTGATTCTGATCAAGCTTAAATTGCACTTACGTCAACGTCTACTTAGAGGATTTGGGTATTAAGAGAAGTATGTTTTATTGATCTAAAAGAATTGTCTGAGATCGTTCCATTTGTAATGTGGAGTAATTTTGGTGTCGGCAAAAAACTTCACCTATCCTAGCAAACGATAAACTAGACTAACCcaatctgaaaaaatattttctagatTTCACCATAAAATTATTAAACACCTTGAAAGTGCGAAggaatgaataaaattgaaatctaTTAGCTGATGTTCATGTTAACTTGATCTCTGTGTTTTGACCATAACCTTACTGATAGTCTACGTCCTCAATACTTTACAAACCATCTCAAACTttcattttcatggaattttggattttttgtTTCACTGAGTATATAttccataataattttattgtcACTATATATTATTGAAAGAATACTTTAACAAGAAACAATCTATCTCAAGAATTCTTATATTTCCTGGTATCAAATGTAgtgttttcttcttcaattttgttATATATCAACTAAATTGGTTGGCCAGGAACTATGCTAACTAAATTTAAAGTTAACCGAATAGATCAGGTCGATCTGCATATACAAGGAGATCTCTGGATTACTTTCACTTTTAACTTGATACGTGTTCTCGAACCCACAAAATTTTATCATACTCAAAATGTAGTCTTTCAGTGTCACTATACCAGCAAACGATATCAAAACTCATAGTACTCAAAAAAACTAGACTATTTTTATACAAAAGAAGGAGACTAGAGATCAATTCAAATCTAAGGATAAATGGATCTGAGGATGAAGATAAATTGGGAATATGAAGTTAAGTATCTGGATTAAACACTAGGTAATAGACTTACTACTTACTAACAACATAGTTATCAATCGCATGGCCAAAGATTAAGAAGTAGTTAAAACAATCAAACGACGCAAATTGGAATACTTTGGTCATATCATAAGGCAACCAGAGAAATACTAGATCCTACATCTCATTATGGAGGGAAAAATCCGGGGCAGGCGTGGTCCAGGAAGAAGGAGAGCATAGTGATTGAAGAATTTGAAGCAGTGGTACAGGAAATCTACATTGCAACTTCTTCGAGCAGCTGTCAATAAAGCAATAGTTGTCAACATGATAGCCAACATGATGACCAACGGTCGTTAAACGGTCATGGTACCAGAAGAAGAGAATATATATACTTACAtagaaaaatcatataaaatatGCAATGGATAAAACAAACTCAGCAATGAGCAAACTTCACCCACTTATATAAGGAAAGAGCCTAATGAACCAAGATACAAAATTAAGAATGACCAAGTCAATTGCAAGACTCCAACTAACATATGGATTGGCAGCATGAGACTATGCAACCAAAATCCATACCAAGGAGACACACAAAATGAACTGTTTAGAGCTCCAATGTATATGCCATGGTTTGTAAGAAACCAACAAATCCACAGAGACTCCTAATGATAAACTGACACATAGGAGAAGTCCCACACTGGACACACTGTTCGACCATTCTTGAGATGGACTCAAAGCTGATAGGGTATAGTTCTAAAATTAGTATGGTTTATTTTAGGCTAGAGACGAttcatatgaggttttcactattgtTCATTGTAAAGAGTTATTCATTCAAttagttttttgaaatgaaaaaaaaagaataagatgaatttttattgaagagCAAATATATGCAATATATAACATTCCGaagaaacatttatttttttataaatcttCACATAAAAATGTTATACAAAAGGTTTTGTTGAAGGTTGAAAATGCATTCTtactaaaattaaaaatgaagatgtaaaaacgttttttgaattcCAGAGGAaccagaggaacgtttgagattgcttcactccTCCTAAAAAGTGTTGGAATATCAGAAACACTGAGGAGAGAGGTTTTGTAcggagaaaataaaaaaaagtctaaTGAATCCTccaaatgaagaaaattttcctaTAGTCTGGATAttgatataattattaataCTCTAAGTTACAAGAATACATGATTTAACGCTATCCGGAGTTACCATTTATATTATTGTGTATAGTATATGTATAATACATGAAGTCTATCACAATCATAGATTCagcgaaattaaatttttgctatgatgaaatttgaaagcACAGACCTCCTTATGAAACTGGATGGTCATTATGATCgaaagaaaatatgaataaattcgTATTGCTCGCTAGATGTTCCAACAATTTCACCGTGAAATAACACTTCTTGCATAAATTCACTGAACTGGTCAACACAATGAAATTGAATGATCATCTCATATAACATGAAATGTCATgagatgaagaaatttttttaaaggtGAATCATCCCGGGCATTGGTGCAGGCTTACAAATTAATACACGTAATTATATGTGAAAGATCATTGCATTTACAACTCATATCGGATACCgaaaattgttgatttattcAATTACTCTAGGTTTAAGATATTTCATTATGTAattgatattcctttgaaaGGTAACCTGTGACAAGATGAAGGATTTTTGATTATATAATCTGATTTAGGTCCAAACTCATATTCTTCGAATGAGTTTAAAATTTATTTGACAACCCGCATATTCTTGAAATAGTGATGAagtttctctgtgaaatcaataaagaacttcattcaaaaatcggccaaaaattgaaaattgaaaaaagagtTTACGACGTTGGGGGAAATGCAAAATGAaagttgaatttcaaataaaataaaataaagaatacaTACAATCAATAGAAGAACTATAAGCAGCGTGAATTTAGCAGGTAACATAGCAAagataaaacaaatcataaatgaaAATACCAGAGTCGAATCAGAAGCTTTTGCTTACTTATTGATCAGCTATAACCACAACAAATCTACATTTGAGGATTTCAGTTAGGGCCAGTTTCAGTAAAGTCTCGTTGTCCGTGAGAAATCTCCTTTACAGAAGAAACGTTTTCCATAAAACAATTTTGAGGCTATGAAAGGGATTGGCAAATGGTTCTTCTCAGAATCAAACAATCGATCCTTCTCAGGAACAACACCCTGAAGACGGCAGACGAagcttgccgaaacgtcggaaacaacCAACCGtatagatgatggaaacagtcctaataactatctaacatatagtccatcatcaatatcaatacAAAATTAAAAAGGTTAGAAGTGACCTTCCTCATAAAGTCCCGATAGTGTCATTTCCATCACACGTTTTTCTCTATCACACAAACTTTTTTGTTAAAATGATCATATTTGGAATTAAGTACCTTCATTTACTTTCACTTgatacacaaaatttcaatttaaatttagaGCCAACTCTAGGAAATTTAACATTTATGAATGGAAGAAAGCTTTCTTTAAAAGAAAGGTTGGAATATGTTCGTGAAACCGAAGTCATTTTCAAGCTCCATTTGAAGGCGACTTTCTAATGAAACGGTCTTTACCAAGGGGagccaatacgctctattagtgtgacgtcacacaccgccatttttggttctcctgtcagtgttcggaatccaaacaaatgaattgtcattcaaattagtacggtgtcgttgaaggaattggcttatttccataaataatgGTATTTGAGCAACGATTTCAGTATAAATTGATAGGCAGAAGAAACggggttaataccagtaagtttgaatcctgtatcatttcccagattttgtaaaaagccttgtttattagttgaacttcaagttcgaacttactggcattaatctcgttcgttctgtctatcaattaatagtaaaatcgttgctTAAATAaccttatttattaaaataagccaatttcttcaacgacaacgtactaatttgaatgacaatttgtttgtttggattccgaacactgacaggagaactaaaatgttTGACGTCAttactaatagagcgtattcggATGGATTATGGAACTGGTAGGTGACTATTCCATGAAAAAGGCTCAGGATTCAGCAAAAAATTCCCAACTTAGAAGATACCCAAGCTGCAGCAGGTACCATAAGTCTTTCATTATCTTCGAGTCTAGCGAAAGGAAACGAAGCTTTGCAATCACTTTtaggacaaaaaaaatttttgcactcgtaaagtgcatttttgttttaatgacatatgtcaaacagaactatCAACCAAGTGTTATATGTTTAGTTGAAGGTTAGCCATTTAACAATATGAACCTCTTATTTGATGAACGtgtaaaaatttctgaaaacttactacaaaaatgattaaCTTACTTACTAACTATATTTACTAAGTTTCATGCATTACAGGcagattatggtcgacataatCGT carries:
- the LOC123675583 gene encoding zinc finger MYM-type protein 1-like, which encodes MDIRTFFTKKRRVEEGIHHDEPHCSKPTPSSMETSLAKQVGRNRINYGIPSDIARIGEPIKQIILNIYPKENNRAFVADWFKRYKWLQYSVERDAAFCYPCQQFLPHGSKQSSYTSTGFRNWKNASDTRTGFPKHEKSIPHTQAMAMWQDKLRRISTGSSVETLINHEVLEKNRYYMKSIVEVIQFLVVNELALRGNYVLEEKKEQGLFQNLFEYTCMKDPNLKEAFSHIPQNATYHSPEIQNQIIQAMVQVVQNSIVKDIKESDVNWFTLMEDGTRDKNNRENIAIAIRYVKDGIVNESLLTVTTTEHLDAATFTELTLNTLTKNGIDLSRMLSQCYDGASVMSGKVSGVATRIENQLGRKIPYVHCYNHRLHLIVIRTISEMTFIRLFFDQCIMLHEFFHHGKIAAMYGGKIIGRLLEQRWSGHLAVTKVVNDNYSEILLTLDKMKNDRFNGDDVAKSVGIKKIMLNLEFRMAMVVAKKILSMLQPADASLQARSAGLKDALIIINCVQNEITKLRTDEMYHQILEEAKSMTSIDSENRTHTQKRQVRRSNRMDDYLMFDSSCSSTKQNEEDQPFKSEYFETLDILVAELQRRFSDNDDLLNSVASLDELDVNKMEPLKNLGITIPSNEEATVVKAYLSRREDKTEDIVQVLYRQREAFKDTYELFASVATIGCSTAVCESTFSTLTAINRPQRLSMSHERMAGMVFLAFEKRRTQSVDLNEVLRIFNNMTNRRIQLF